A window of Trichocoleus sp. FACHB-46 genomic DNA:
TGCCGCTCCTGTTTGTGCCTTTACCAATATTGAGGTCTTTGGAGGTGGTGCGTGACTTCATCCATCAGTTCATCTGTAATTTCTCCCCGGAGTTCCGCAGAGTTAACTGCTTTAGAATCCAGCTTTGCACAGGTGGTCGAGGCACTGTTGCGCCAAGCCGAATCGGGTGAATTTTTAACGGTAAAACTTAGCAGCGAACGCAGCCAATTTATTCGCTTCAATCAAGCAAAAGTACGGCAAATCGGGAATGTGGCTGATGGCTCACTTAAGCTCACCTTGATTCGTGACCAGCGCACGAGTTATCGCAGTTTTCCGCTTACGGGCGATTTGGAAGTGGACTTGCAGCAAGCTCAACTTGCCTTAGCAGATCTGCGGCAAGAAGTCTCTCAGCTCCCAATTGACCCCTACTTAGTGATTCCAGCGGGCACCAGCACCAGCCACGATGTGCACTTAGGGCAACTGCTCGCGCCTGAAGCAGTCACCTCCACTGTGCTACCCATTGTGGCCGAGTTGGATTTTGCGGGACTTTATGCAGCAGGCTTGCTGGTGCGGGGTTATGCCGACTCTAGCGGCCAGAAGCATTGGTTTGCTACAGATTCTTTTGCTCTGGACTATTCTTTGTTTGGCACTGGCGGGGAAGCGGTCAAAGGCACGTTGGCAGGGAGCACTTGGGATACAGAGGCTTACAAAACTCAAATTGAAGAGTCTAAAGCACAACTGCAATTGCTTTCTACTCCCCCCAAACAACTCTCACGCGGACAATACCGCACCTATTTCGCCCCAGCAGCGATCGCGGAATTGGTTGGGATGCTGTCTTGGGGTGGCATTAGTGAAGCCGCTTTGCAGCAAGGAAATAGTGCTTTGAAGGAACTGCGGCGGGGTCAAAAGCGCTTGTCTCCCCGCTTCACGCTCAAAGAGAATTTTCAACACGGTTTGGTGCCTCGATTCAATGAGTGGGGAGAAACCGCTCCGATAGAGTTGCCGCTGATTGTGGCGGGTGAACTGGTGAATACGCTGGTGAGCGATCGCACCGCCAAAGAGTATGGCTTGGCAGCAAATGGAGCTAGTGGTTCAGAGGGCTTGCGATCGCCAGAAATTAGCGCGGGTGGTTTGGCGCGAGAGCAAATTTTGGCGGCACTGGACACAGGATTATATGTGTCGAATCT
This region includes:
- a CDS encoding TldD/PmbA family protein yields the protein MTSSISSSVISPRSSAELTALESSFAQVVEALLRQAESGEFLTVKLSSERSQFIRFNQAKVRQIGNVADGSLKLTLIRDQRTSYRSFPLTGDLEVDLQQAQLALADLRQEVSQLPIDPYLVIPAGTSTSHDVHLGQLLAPEAVTSTVLPIVAELDFAGLYAAGLLVRGYADSSGQKHWFATDSFALDYSLFGTGGEAVKGTLAGSTWDTEAYKTQIEESKAQLQLLSTPPKQLSRGQYRTYFAPAAIAELVGMLSWGGISEAALQQGNSALKELRRGQKRLSPRFTLKENFQHGLVPRFNEWGETAPIELPLIVAGELVNTLVSDRTAKEYGLAANGASGSEGLRSPEISAGGLAREQILAALDTGLYVSNLHYLNWSDRPTGRITGMTRYACFWVENGEIVAPIENLRFDESLYRFWGENLIDCTNFQEFVPEVGTYGGRQLGGCWVPGMLVEGFTYTL